The Pan troglodytes isolate AG18354 chromosome 6, NHGRI_mPanTro3-v2.0_pri, whole genome shotgun sequence genomic sequence CCAGCTGGTGTTCGCAGCTTTCATTGACGCGGCAgtgcacagcagcagcagaggtccTGCTCCTTGctgagcagggctaccccataggcagtgtgcccagagtagcagctgAGAGGCAGGTCTGCAGTCGTAATTCTATTTACTTTCAAGTATATGCAAATTAGGGGGTGGATTATGCAGATATTTTAAGAACTAGAATGGTAATTTTTGGGTTGTCTGCGTTGCCATGGAAAGGTAACTCCAGGTGTTGCCacggcaatggtaaactgacatggcataCGGGTGGGCGTATCTCATGGAGAGGCACTCCCACCCcatccctgttttagctagtcctcagttTGGCCCGGtgtctgagctccacctcctgagtcgAGTGAgtcctccctcctgccccattCCCCACTCAAGAgattagttgtttttttgttttttgttttttcactttaagGGGGGCTGTAGGAGGGCAGAAGTCTGTCTCAGTGAGCCCTGACAGAGCCCCTGCTAACCCTGGGCATGGCCCTTGCCCTGCTAGCCCTGTTTTCTCTGTAAGAGGGGGataatgggctgggcgcggtggctcacgcctataatcccagcactttgggaggccgagatgggcggatcgcctgaggtcgggtgtttgagaccagcctagccagcatggtgaaaccccatctctactaaaaaaaatacaaaaattagccaggcgtgctggcaggcgcctgtaatcccagttactcaggaagctgaggcaggggaatcgcttgaacctgggaggcggaggtggcagtgagcggagatcgcaccattgcactccagcctgggtaacaagagcgaaactccatctcaaaaaaaagaaaagaggaggataATGAGAACTCAGGCCTGTGTATGGTCCTCCCTGATGGGCAAGGCCTTCTGTACTCCATGTCTGTTGGACACAGAGGACTTCTGATGAGAACATGGGACATTGGAGAGAAATGAAAGCGTGTCTGTTGATAGCCCCGTATAAACTGAAGTGTACACCTCACAGCACAAGTGAATTACAACCACTATCAAAGTGGGGACAGGCCTCCTTGGAACCCCGCTGCGGCTGGGCCGCCAGCCCTGGAAGTAACATCTATCCTCTCCTCCAGGCAGACCCTCCTATCCTCCCCTGACAGCCCATGGCTGACCAGAGACCAGAATCTCAGCCTCTGACCCTGCCCCCTTCTCTCCTGCCCTAGGCCTGAGTCCCCCAACGCTCATGGCACTGCCATCCTCAGCCACAAGAGAGGACTGGGCTTGGCAGACAGATCCGTCCGGTAAAGAGCTCAGCCCTCCAGGCGGGAATGGTAGGGGTATGGTGGGTGCGGCTGGGAACTGGGAAGAATGTTCTGGATTCACAGGCGGGGGCCCTGGCTAACAGGCCAGGGCTTTGGCCAGATGGTGCAGAGGTGGGTGAGACAATTATGAGCAGACGGAGCAAGGATGATGAAACTCAGAGCTCTGAAAACTTCAGCGGGGTGGGAGGAGGCAGTAAGAGATTTCTTCAAAGCACAGAAGTAAAATTTGGGATGtgggcggtggctcactcctataatcccagcactttgggaaacaggCGGGAGGATCTGTTGAGGTCAGttaaagaccatcctgggcaacgtagctagaccctgtctctaaatataaataaataaatatatatatattatatatatcatatataatatatcatatatattatacacatattttatatatttatatatcatatataatacatattttatatatatatattatacatacatatatttaaattgccaggcatagtagctcacgcctgtaatcccagcactttgggaggctgaggcaggtggatcacttgatgttgggagttcaagaccagcctggcgaacatggtgaaatcccatccctactaaaaatacaaaaattaaaaataaataaataaaaatacaaaaattagccgggcgcctgtaatcccagctacttggaaggctgaggcaggagaattgcttaagcctggcaggcagaggttgcaaagagccgagattgcgccactgcaccacaGTCTGGGTGAGACACAgcgaaactctgtatcaaaaaaaaaaaaaaaaaaaaattagctgggcatggtgggtcgcaccagtcctagcactttggaataccgaggcaggaggatcacttgaggccaggagttctaggctgcagtgagctatgatcgcaccactgcactccagcctgggcgacagaacaagaccctgtctcgaagttaaaaaaaacttttttttcaatgGGATGATGCTGAGATTGGGAATTGAGAGACCTTATGAGGGGGTCGATTGAGATGAAGGTTGAGTCAAGGTTAGCAGTGCAATTGGAATTAGGATAGGAACTATCCCTGGGCCTGAAGTTAGGATAATACCTAGAATTAGCTTTCGGTTCATTCAACCAAGTTTCCCGGAGATCCCAACGCGCGCCAGACAACGTGGTGACTCTGGGGTTGCAGCTGAGTGGGGGTACGGGTGTGGTAGGGTTGGGGGTCTTGGTAGGCGTCCCCGTGCCCTGCTGCAGGACAGAAGGCCTCCTCGTCCCCTTCGAACGCCCTAGATGCCCTGTCTCCACAGCTACAGGAGTTGGCCCCCAGCCTTCCCGGGAGACGACACTGCTCACCACCGCCGCCTGGGCCGCGGGGAAGAAAAGTAAGTGGCGGTGCCCTGGGTCTGCGGGGGGTGGGGAAGGGTAGAGCTGGGGCTCGCCCGGGAGCcggcagccccagcccagcccctctgGCCGCGGGCCTGTGCGCCCCGCAGGTGGGCGGCTGCGGCTGGTGGGCGGCCCGGGTCCGTGCCGCGGCCGCGTGGAGGTGTTGCACGCCGGGGGCTGGGGCACCGTGTGCGACGATGACTGGGACTTTGCGGACGCGCGCGTGGCCTGCCGCGAAGCGGGCTGCGGGCCTGCGCTGGGCGCTACGGGACTGGGCCACTTCGGCTACGGCCGCGGCCCCGTGCTGCTGGACAACGTGGGCTGCGCCGGCACCGAGGCTCGCCTGAGCGACTGCTTCCACCTGGGCTGGGGCCAGCACAACTGCGGCCACCACGAGGACGCGGGAGCGCTCTGCGCAGGTGAGGCGGACAGCGAAGGTGAGGCTGACAGCGAAGCTGAGGCTGACAGCGGGGCCGCGCACTGCGGCGTGGGAGGGGCGGGGCGGCGCCACGCGCGAGGCCTCTCTGCGGCACTGCCGCCCGGGGAGCATGCGCACTCCGCAGAGGGGCGCCGCCCCGCCGTGCGCGCGCTCTGCCGCTgcgcggcggggcggggccggaACGGAGAGCCTTCTGCAGTGGAAAATGGGGCGGGGCCTGGGGAGCGCCGCGTGGTGTATCTGTGAGGGGCGGTGTCCGAAGGTCAGGGCTAAGGCCGATCCCAGTTCGAGAAAGGCATCAAGTCCGTAAAGGGTGGGGCCGTTTGCTCCCGGCTAAATCTAGACCCAGCAAAACTCTATTAAGCAGAGAGTGGATCACCCTTACCAGAGCTAGCGTGTGACCTTTGGGCGGAGTCAATGGAAAGGGGTGTTTGCAGTTTGGCAGAACATTGTGAAATTCATTGATTGCTGTGGGAATTGATATCTTCACCCTCATTTGGTGCCCCAGGGCTAGTAGGCCCTACTTCCCATAGTTTTGGCCACAGAGGGTTCTGTTTTGGGGCCAAGGTTTGGAGAGGCACaacacctatttcttttttttttttttcttttgagacagagtcttgctctgtcactcaggctgggctgcagtggcacgatcatagttcactgcagccttaaactcctgggctcaagctatcctactccgctcaacctccagagtagctgggaccacaaggggcatgccaccgtgcctggctaatttttgaattttttttagagatgaggtctcactgtgttgcccaggctactcttgaactcctggcttcaagcaatcctctcaccatgacttttttttttttttttttttgagacagagtctcagtctgtcacccaggctgaagtgcagtggctcgctgcaacctccgcctcccaggttcaagcgattctcctgcctcagcctcccgagtagctgggactacaggtgcatgccaccacgcctggctaatttttgtatttttaatagagacggggtttcaccatgttggccaggctggtctacgaactcctgacctcaggtgatccacccgcctcggcctcccaaagtgctgggattacaggtgtgagccaccatgcccggccttactttgacctcttaaagtgctgggactacaggtgtgagccactgcacccactcAGTGACACAACCCGCATTTCTGATCAAGGGGAGCAGTTCTTCAGGAACCTGTGAAGTCCTTTTTGTCCCTAGGACAGGCTTTCCTGGGGAGAGCGGGAGGGGACCTGGCCCTAAGGAACATGCTTCCCATTGTGAGAGCCACCTCTTTATCTCTGTCCTTCCTGAACCAGgcccagaggagctgggactgcaagtcCAGCAGGATGGTTCTGAGACCACGCGGGTGCCCACTCCTCGGCCCAGGGACGGTAGGTGCCCATAATCCCCTGAAAGTGGGTGGAGGCATCGGGGTCTTAAGGACCTGGATTGGGGGAGGTCACAGCCTAGGTTATAAAGCTCAGCAGATTCACACCGGGACCTGGAAGTCTTGTCCTTTTTGTTGGTCTCAGGCCTCCTTTGTAGGAATATGGTGTCCAGAAAGAAGGAGGTGAGCTTTAAACTACAGCAATCTGGAGATTTCTAGAGGTGAGATCAGAATGAGGGGATAAGGATCCTGTCCTGAGCAGAGCAATGAAAAAATTCAGAATGTAGTTCTGGGAGCCCAGGGGGGTGCGGGAGACCGTGATGACCTTCAGGGGACACAATAGGATGTAACAGAGTCTCCAAACAGCCGGCCTGGGGCTGGGGTACTGAGATTATGAACAGAGGACTAGAGAGAGAGCAGACATGAAGCACCCAGTACACGTCGCGGATCCCTCAAAAACGTTTGCACGCTTTCTCCCAGTCCTGAGACTATGGGTCTGGACTGATgctcatcttatttatttatttgttattttatttttttgagatagagtcttgctctgtcacccaggctggagtgcaatggcgcaacctccaccccccaggttcaagcgattctcgtgcctcagcctccccagtaagtgggattatagacatgtgccaccacacccagctaattttgtgcctttgtatttttagtagagacagggtttcaccatgttggccaggctggtctcgaactcctgacctcaagtgatccgccagccttggcttcccaaagtggtgtgattataggcatgagccactgcacctggccccatcttatgtatgtttgagacagagtcttgctctgtcatccaggttggaatgcagtggcacaatcatggccactgaagccttgacctcctgggctcaagcaatcctcctgcttcagtctcccaagtagctgggactacaaggcacacaccaccacacccggctaatttttgttttgttgttttgttttgtttttagagacagggtcttgctatgttgtccaggctgctgtcCGGCTTCTGGgcacaagcagtcctccctcctcagcctcccaaagtgctgggattgcaggcatgagccaccgcacctagcgccaatcttcttttttgtttttttgaggtggagtctcactctgtcgcccaggctggagtgcagtggcacgatctcggctcactgcaagctccacctcccgagttcatgccatactcctgcctcagcctctcaagtagctgggaccacaggcacctgccaccacacccagctaattttttgtatttttagtagagacagggtttcaccctgttagccaggatggtctcgatctcctaatctcgtgatccgcctgcctcggcctcccaaagtgctggaattacaggcgtgagccattgtgcccagccagcgCCAATCTTACTTTAATTTCATGTGTCCGCCTTCATCTAGTGGCTCCTAGGGCAGTGCTCAGAGTGTCTCAGACCTCTCTTTACTCCCAACCTGACCTAGCTTGGGAGTGGCCTGGCATGGACCAGCCCCTTCCAACCCAGCCCTGTCCCCCCACAGGGCATCTACGTCTGGTCAATGGAGCCCACCGATGCGAGGGACGTGTAGAGCTCTACCTAGGGCAACGGTGGGGCACTGTCTGTGATGATGCTTGGGACCTGCGGGCAGCCGGTGTCCTGTGCCGCCAGCTGGGCTGTGGCCAGGCCCTCGCAGCCCCTGGCGAGGCTCACTTTGGCCCAGGCCGAGGCCCCATTCTCCTGGACAATGTCAAGTGCCGTGGGGAAGAAAGTGCTCTGCTGCTCTGCTCTCACATCCGCTGGGATGCCCACAACTGTGACCACAGCGAGGATGCCAGTGTCCTGTGCCAGCCTTCATGACCCAGCCCGCTCTGCAGACCACCTCTTCTTCTGGGAGCTGTGACCTGcccttcctcctccaggaagccctcctctTGTGATGACTACAGTTcactttgctcctccttcccttGCCTGGGAGAGAGCCTACCTAGACAGTGCAGTCCTGCTTGGGGGAGCCTGGCTGTACCCCCGTCCACTTACTGCGTGACCTCAGCCTGCCATCGACTGTTGTGAGCCCAATTCAGTGAAAGCTCCTGTGGTTTTGCTCAGCCAAAACCAAAACGAGGGGAAGAGGATGATTCCTAACTCTTCTGTTTGGTGGGGCTCTTTTTATAGCACCAGACCCTGCCTTCCTTGACCTAGATCCAGGAGGCTCAGGGGCTCTTTAAATGGGGTATCTCCTCTTCCCCCAACCCATCTTGGGATCCCCAAGaagagggaaggcaggaggggCCTACAGCTCCTACCTTGGGCCCTCAGGGGCTGCAGAGGAACCTGGGTCCCTGTCCTGCCCTGCTCCGCGAGGGCCTGGACTAACTCAGATGGTGCTCGGCTGGACAaggggactgggggaggggccAAAGCAGGGACAGTGGCCCCTCCCTGCAGCTGGAACCAGCATCTCTGATTTATGCCGTCTCCACCACAGAGCCTCCACTTTGCAGGAGCAAAGAACCTGGGGGCCTGTAGCCACCGGTTCATAGGTGCCAAGTCAATAAAGCATTGTCCCCCGTCTCTTATAACTGCAGTCACTGTTTCAGCACAAATGCATTCTCTGTGGCAGCAGGAAAGACTCTGGGCAGGGCTCTCGGGAGGAAACAGGGTTCGGAATGGAGGACGGTTCAAAAGCATCAACCAAGAGCTCTCAGCAGGTCCATCGCATCCTGGAAATGCTGAGTCACAGTGTCAGGCCTCCATGGCCCCTAGTGAGTCCCTTAACCCAACTCCTCTCTCCTTTCACATATATAGAAATCAACGTCCAGCAAAAGGAAGGggcttgctcaaggccacataGCAAGGCGTTGGAGTCactagaagagagaagaaaaatttttttttttaagacagtctcactctgttgccctgacaagtgcagtggcacaaactcagctcactgcaacctttgcctcttgggttcaagtgattctcctgcctcagcctcctgagtagctgggactacaggcatgcgctaccacacccggctaatttttgtatttttagtagtgaccgggtttcaccattttggccatgcgctaccacacccggctaatttttgtatttttagtagtgaccgggtttcaccattttggccatgcgctaccacacccggctaatttttgtatttttagtagtgaccgggtttcaccattttggccatgcgctaccacacccggctaatttttgtatttttagtagtgaccgggtttcaccattttggccatgcgctaccacacccggctaatttttgtatttttagtagtgaccgggtttcaccattttggccaggctggttttgaactcccaacctcaggtgatctgcctgcctcggcctcccaaagtgctgagattacaggagtgagccaccgcacccggccgttttttttttttttttaagagaccgagtcttattctgtcacccaggctggagtgcagtggtcttatcataactcactgcagcctcgaactcctggatgcaagcaatcctcccacctcaggctcccaagtagctaggaccacaggcgcatgctaccatgcccagctgttttaaaatttttcttgtagagatgcgatcttgctttgttgcccaggctggtctcaaacttctggtctaaagagatcctcctgcctcagcctttcaaagtactgtgattagaggtgtgagccactgtgcccagctgagaaaaaattctttttcttcagttttggttttttgttttgttttgttttttgagacagagttcactcttttgcccaggctggagtgcaatggcacagtctcgcctcaccgcaacctccgcctcccaggttcaagcgattcttctgcctcagtctcctgagtagctgggattacaggcacgcgccaccatgcctggctgattttgtattttcagtagagacgaagttttccatgttggtcaggctggtttttaacgcccaacttcaggtgatctgcccaccttggcctcccaaagtgctgggattacaggcgtgagccactgcacctggcttctttttttttttaagacagggtctcactttgttgtctaggctggagtacagtgacgtgataCCATGttagttcactacaacctctgcccaggctgaagcgatccttccacctcagcctcccaaacagctgggactacaggtgcatggcaccacacccggctaatttttgtttgtttgttttgagatgcagtttcacttttgttgcccaggctggagtgcaatggcatgatctcagctcactgcaacctccgcctcccaggttcaaagcgattctcctgcctcagcctcctgagtagctgggattacaggtgcccaccaccatgcccaactaattttttgtatttttattagagatggggtttcaccatgttggccaggctggtgtcaaactcctgacctcaggtgattcacccacctcagcctcccaaagtgctaggattacaggtgtgagccacctcgcccggccaatttttgcattttttgtagagacacggtctcactatgtttcccaggctggtcttgaatccctagTTTCAAGGGATCCGCTGACCTGGacccaccaaagtgctgggattacaggtgtgagccaccatgcccagtcccttttttttctttgagacagtcttgctctgtcagccaggctgaagtgcagtggtacaatcatgattcactgcagcctcgacctcccaggctcaagtaagcctcccacttcagcctcccgagtagctgggacaataggtgtgtgccatgacaccctgataatttttttaaaaagttttttgcagagaggggggtctcactatgttgcgtaGGCCAGttttaaattcctggcctcaaacaatcctcccacctcagcctcccagagtgctggggtggcaggcgtgagccactttgcctggtcTCTCATCTCCCTTTGTTGACTCTATGTCTGCCTCCCCCATTTTTTAAGTCCTCTTGTGATTATATTAGGCCCACCTACGTAATCCCGGATAATCCTCCATCCcgagatccttaatttaattacatctgcaaaatccctttagCTTCGTAAAGGAACATATGCACAAACTCCAAGGATTAGGGTATAGGAATATTTAGGGGCCAGTATTCTGCCTCCAACAGGCTCCAAATTGGGGTTATGGCTCTCAGCCAGGGAGTGAGGTGGACACTTTGGCTCCAAACTCCATCGGCTCCGGGCAGTCATGACTGTCTCCATTTGTCAGGGAGTTCTCTGAGCTGTGTCATCGGAGGATGAGGCCTGgagaaatgttttttgttttgttttttgtgagacggagtctcgctctgtcaccaggctggagtgcagtggcgcaatctcagctcactataacctccgcctcctgggttcaagtgattctcctgcctcagcctcccgagtagctgggactacagacgcacaccatcacgcccagctaatttttgtatttttagtagagacggggtttcaacatgttggccaggatgatctcgatttcttgacctcgtgatccgtccgccttggcctcccaaagtgctgggattacaggcgtgagccaccgtgcccggccaaggcctggagaaatgaaagatgaaaatgcTAAGAATTCAAGGAGCTGGGGCAGAGGGACTGGAATGTTCTAGCTGCCTTATGGTCTCCAGCACATtcggaaattctttttttttttttttttttttttttgttaaattgagatcagggtctcaccatattgtccaggctggtctcaaactcctgggctaaagtggatcctcctgcctctgcctccaaaagtactgggttgatggctggggatggtggctcacgcctgtaatcccagcactttgggaggctgaagcgggcggatcacttgaggtcaggtgttcgagtccagcttggccaacatggtgaaaccccgtctctcctaaaaatacaaaaattaactggatgtggtggtgagcgcctgtaatcccacctactccggaggctgaggcaggagaattgcttgaatccaggaggtggaggttgcagtgagccaagatcacgccactgcactccagcctgggcaacagagcaagactgtctcaaaaaataataataataaacaaaatactgGGATGatgggcatgagccattgtgcccagcccacattcaGGGATTCTGCTCTAGTCATAGCCATTCCAGCCACCACTCACTTCAGTGCTCTCTGTTGTCCAGAGAAACTTCACAGCTTCCTGTCCCCGGAATCTCTTTCCTATCTAAGCAAAGTACAattatgtctcagcctcctcagggGGATTGATTCTAGGACCCTCTAAGGACTCCAAAATCCAGGATGTTCAAGTCCCTGACATAAACTTATGTAGAATTTGtatataacctatgtacatcctcccatatacttttttttttttttttgagacagagtctcactctgttgcccaggctgtagtacagcagtgcgatctcgactcactgcaatctccgactgccaggttcaagcgattctcctgcctcagcctcccaagtagctgggactacaggcatgcaccaccacacctggctaattttttgtatttttagtagagacagggttttgccatgttggccaggctggtctcgaactcctggcctcaagtgatccacctgccttggcctcccaaagtgctgggattacaggcatcagccaagccactgaacccagccgtttaaaaaaaaatacaggcagggtcttgctatgttgcccaggctggacttgaactccagggctcgagcaatcctcctgcctcagcctcctgagtagctgggaccacagatgagcaccagcacacccagccaaGCCGACTGTTATTTAACTTAGAGTCTCAGCTTTCATTTTCTCCAGATGGTCTTCATGGACACTCCCTGTTGGTATGAACTGGGAGCCCTCATCCCACTCTGTACCTCCCCAGTGACCATGCTCGCCCCTGCACTTCATGAAACTGCTgcctaggccgggtgcggtggctcacaccagtaatcccagcactttgggaggctgaggtgggcggatcatctgaggttgggacttggagaccagcctggccaacatggtgaaactctgtctctatgaaaaatacaaaaattagccaggcatggtggcaggcacctataatcccagctacttgagaggctgaggcaagagaattgcttgaatccgggaggcagaggttgcaatgagctgagattgtgccactgcactccagcctgggcaacagagtgagactccatctcaaaaaaaataataataaactaaaaaaaaaaaaaaaaaactactgccTTGACTGTATGCTATACTAGCCCAGTGGAATGCTGAGGGCTAGGGCTGTGTCTGTTGTGCCTaactttgtgcacatgtatcaCACACAGTGGAGGCTGAAATAATAT encodes the following:
- the SSC4D gene encoding scavenger receptor cysteine-rich domain-containing group B protein isoform X2; this translates as MHKEAEMLIGPQLDEKRWGWRLGDGSAATPFLPPALSFLLLLPLASALQPTPLPFQELRLVGGPSRCRGRLEVMHGGSWGSVCDDDWDMVDANVVCRQLGCGLALPVPRPLAFGQGRGPILLDNVECRGQEAALSECGSRGWGVHNCFHYEDVAVLCDEFLPTQPPTRKMLTSRAPPTTLPNGKRGANLCQGRVEILHSGLWGTVCDDDWGLPDAAVVCRQLGCGAAMAATTNAFFGYGTGHILLDNVHCEGGEPRLAACQSLGWGVHNCGHHEDAGALCAGLSPPTLMALPSSATREDWAWQTDPSATGVGPQPSRETTLLTTAAWAAGKKSGRLRLVGGPGPCRGRVEVLHAGGWGTVCDDDWDFADARVACREAGCGPALGATGLGHFGYGRGPVLLDNVGCAGTEARLSDCFHLGWGQHNCGHHEDAGALCAGPEELGLQVQQDGSETTRVPTPRPRDGHLRLVNGAHRCEGRVELYLGQRWGTVCDDAWDLRAAGVLCRQLGCGQALAAPGEAHFGPGRGPILLDNVKCRGEESALLLCSHIRWDAHNCDHSEDASVLCQPS